Genomic segment of Arachis hypogaea cultivar Tifrunner chromosome 16, arahy.Tifrunner.gnm2.J5K5, whole genome shotgun sequence:
CATCACCCCCGTGTTGAAGTAGCAGGGCCTACGCCCCTCAAATGTCCCGGCGAAGCGGTGGTCCGACCAGAACGCCGCCGTGAAATACTTGCTGAAGTTGGCGTGGCAGTATTCGGGTGCTCCGATGGTCCTGGAGCCCAGGCTGGTGCTCCAGAGCTTGGATATGTCGTCGACGACAACCAGATCGGAATCGAGGTAGATGACTCTGTTGACGCAAGTTTCGAGAAGGTCAGCGAGGTAATTTCTGGCGTAATTTAGCGGTTGCTCTAGGGCTTGCCTGACGGAGGTTGAGATCAGGTTGCGAACGATATTGGGATCGAAGTAGTATACCTTGAAGTTCAACTGCGGGAAGGTGGATTGAACGAGGGAATCGAGATTGGTGTCGGAGACaaggaaatggaagaagatgTTCTCAGGGCAGAGAGAGTGCTGGAGGATGGAGTGGACGGCGGCGATGGAGCCGCGGAGGTACTCGAGGTCGAGGGTTAAGGCAACATGGACAAGGGAAGGGTCGCAGACGGTGGTTAGGGTGCGGTTGTTGGGACGGCATTGCTCGGCATTGCGGAATGGAGAGGCCTTGCGGAAGGAGAAGCGGTTCTGTGGGTCTGGCTGGCGGATGTAACCGTCGAGATGCGGCGAAGATCGGATTGCCTCCGCTGGGTGGAAAGATTGCAGGGAAGGGGAGAGGATTATCATCAGCATTGCGGCTGAGAAGAACCCCGAGAATCTCATTGCCCACGACATGTtgctcctcttcctcttcccccTCTTCGAAACTCTAGGGTTCTGTGTTTGAATTCAATTGCGGATGGGATATTATTGGAGAGATAGAGAATGTGGTGCGTAGTATTGAGTGTGAATCAAAGCAAGGATGCCGTGGGCACGAAGAACAGAATTAGAGGCGGAGGAAGAACAAGAGCAAGGGAGAGGAATCCCATTGGAAAGGCGTGGTGCTAAAGTGCGCACCCTTCTGCCTTTCTGTATTCttcctctcttcctctctctatctCTATCTGCCTCTGCTAAccctttttttatcttttacctttcgagggtttttcttcgtttttgcttccccttctcttctcttctcttctcttctcttcttctctccctccaATGTTTGTTGTTGGTTTTGCAGTGGCAAAGACTGAAGCGCAAGCACACACcgtgcttttctttttttattttcttttgcaccACTCAATTATGCACTGTACGCTCCCCGAAAACATAATTATTGGCATTTACTagggtgaaatttttttttttttttttggtgacctaCTAGGGTGAAATTTATTTATCAGATAATCTTCTTATTCTTAATTTGTTTATTTACCAATTAATTGCTTGCCAAATCTaagcaaaaatattatttactacCTTTTTTCGATTGAGTGGCAGGGTAACAACCTACAAATAACAGCTGTGGTTGTCGTCTGTTTCCCAAAATGACAATAGTGTCCCCTGACCCACGCTTTTGTTCCATTTTTGCCCCTACACTCTGTTTCGCTGCCCTTCCTCCTAGTTCCTTTTCTTTCTATACCCTATTAACACTATACAATACACTACGCTAGATACCCTAATGCCCTATACTCTACGGTACGTTTTTGTACTTGGTGGTTAACTATGTCTGCTCTCAAGTATCAAGTATGCACTCTACAGTCTATACTCCAAAATGAACACTCCACCGTCCGTGGTTGTTAACAGTTAACACTTACTTTGGGAACATTTTTGCTTTCTGATTAAAATtagtaaacaataaaaattaacataCAGTTTATCTTCATGGTTAATACTTAATAGAAGAGAGTTATTAGATGACCATTTTTATCTTATTAGATTATGAAAactatttttagatttaaatattaaaaattactacCAGAATAATTCTAAGCAAAATTCATTATTCAATGTGTATATCCTGCAGTAAACATTATACAACTAATGCGTATTAGAAGCAGGTGATACATATTCAATTATTAATTGTTTTCTTATTAGTGTAAACTCAATAGAGTTCAAACTAAAGGTCCCTCTATACGCGAGCCATAAATACTTTGAAACTTGAAAGCAAAAGCTTtagaataaatttaattttggtgtgttGCTCTTGCTCTTCTGCAAACCTTTTTCTAGTTTATTATCTTAGACATCTACCCTAAAGTCTGCAATTCACACTAAATTTCAAAGTGCAACTCAATAACATTTACTCTTCTCTTGGTtccatttttacaaaaacttccAACAATTTTGAGATTTCACTTAAGAAGAATAAGTGTCATATTATAGTTAGTTGGTATATacgttattttaatttattatctataTAGTCCCTCGACTTAGtgttaagattattattattattattatatgtgttTGTGTGGGTGTTACGGAGCTTTGATGATAGGGATTGATAACTAGTGAATACCTAGAATTGCTTGGAGTTTATGTTCTGTGACTTGCTTTTGTTGGGGTTGTGTCTCTTGGCTTGTCTCCTGTGTTGGTTATCAGCCTTTGCCATtttcaattaacaaaagaaaaggatAGGCCCTCCCATCTGTTACTTTTTTTTCTCCGGTCTGAACTGTAGAAAAAAAAGGCGTATTGAAAACTAAGATGAACCGCAATCATAACTTAATCGGAAATGGAACAATTCGgtgttcttttcttttcattttaataTCAACGGGTGTGCGTATTAGGAGTGTTTATGATCtgactattttaaattttatttgtttaaggttttttttttttttaccaattttgagttttaaattgATAAAGTTCATTTTCAATTTGAGTTTATTCAAAGCGATGTTTAAACAAAACTCTTGATAAAATTagttatacattttaatttttttataacttcgTTTAATATTGTTTAGGAAGTATCTGGATGATAAAGAGTTAATTTGAATGggatttgaaaaatttgaaaatgtgAGATGACTGCCTATCTTACAGAAgaggtatatatataaaaaaaactttaatgTTCAGTTAAATAGTGGGCAAATCACACTATTAAATCAGAGTGGAAGAGAAATACGTGATTCAACTAAAGTAAAAAACGTAACATGGATCAACTAGAAACATGTTttcatataattcgaatcaagctAATTCGAACTAGGAAACTAAGAGTAATTCAAATCACATCAATTTGAATTAATAGGGAAGTGTAATTCGAATTTGAtcaattcgaattatgcatgCATTAAATCATTAAGTCATAGGTAGTTCGAATAAGCCAGAATTAAGCATACAAGTTGACTTAGACCAGTTCGAATTACACTAATTCGAATTATGAAGGAAGCAATTCAAAGTGTAGTTCGAATTTGACTCCTTCGAATTATATAGTCCATGACATAAATCTAATTCATACAATTATTTTAATACACAACAATTATATCTATATGAAGCCAATGCTAAATCGAATTcaattagtttgataatacgagtctataaaaaaattacattttataaagtttaaaaatttttattatgtgctAGGTTAATAAAAGAGTACAttgcaaatttttatagtactcatcataacaatgtttaatttaaaaattgttgTTAAAATTTTAGTTGTACTCGTTACAAAATGAATAATTAcagtacaaaattttaaaaattataataatataaaatgaaTTGACCGATTTAAAAATAGGACAATCTAATAATATTGAAAGCCATTTAATTTTAAAAcgtaatttaaaaaacaaattctTTGCATACTtacataattataaatttatgatatgataaatactttttaaaaagctATTCTAATACTTGACTTCTAAACAccgaattatttatttaaatggtttaatttttaattttttatctaacctAATATGACAAAGTATGtttaaacttttattattattattattattattattattattattattattattattattattattattattattattatctttatcttgttgtaaataattttataagatGTGAAAATTTTTTAGAAGATTTTATGAGtactattaaaaaattttattgtaattatttattttgtaacaaatacaattaaaattttaataacaattttTAGATAAACATTGTTAtgatgagtactataaaaatttgcaaTGTACTCTTTTACTAACCTATcatgtaataaaaaattttaaactttataaaatgaaatttttttatagacTCGAATTATCGAactaattgaatttgatttagcATTGGTTCCATATAGATATAATTGTTGTGTATTAAAATAATTGCATGAATTAGATTTATGTCATGGATTATATAATTCGAAGGAGTCAGATTCGAACTACACTTTGAATTGCTTCTTTCATAATTCGAATCAGTGTAATTCGAACTACCCTAAGTCAACCTGCATGCGTAATTCGAACCTGGCTTATTCGAACTACCTATGACTTAATGCATGCATAATTCGAATGGATCAAATTCGTATTACACTTCCCTATTAATTTGAATTGATATGATTCGAATTATTCTTGGTTTCCTAGTTCAAATTAGCTTAATTCGACTTACATAAAAATATGCTTCTGGTTAATCTATGTtacattttttgttttagttaaatcaTATAATTTCTCCTCCATTCTGATTTAATAGTGTGATTTGTCCTTAAACAATTTTACAATGAGATAGAAATACAGATTTACGAACTATAGGAATATTTGATCATACTTAAGAACTAATTGCTTCCTTATATATAGTGAGTTAGTTGATGAAAGAGTTAGTTGATTTATATATTCAGTTTCATTTCTTTATTGAATTTTGGAGTGTAGATCCAAGTGGGTGTAACCCTAAAAAGTCAATTTGAAATGCGAGGAATAAATATGTTTTATATTACCTGAAATTattgttttaacttttttatttcaaaatttttatctaaaaCAAACTAAAGATTAATCtgaaaagagaaagtatagggagccaatgacctaaacgtacaatgtgtacaatgaaggtttagaaagtattagagatatgattattagtgttacattatcctgtcaggttacgcttttgggatgagtggtttcaggacatgatattagagttctagatccggaaggtcaagagttcgaactTTGGTGAACCCTAGCACTACTCATCCGAAAATTGTCAAAGAATTTTTTAACAGTTGTATTAGAGTGTTTAGTAAAAACTCTGACtataaaaagaataagaagtgattgataaaattttttgcgattatttaaaatattttgttgaaATATAATAGTAAACTTTTTTAGAATGGATATAGGGGTTGAGGGAATCAAGAATAAGTCGTTTTTGAGTTATAGAGAATGGTATAATGTTAATCCATTTAATTGTTTAATAACAATGTCGAAAATGACAATAAATTATATTCTATATTTTTACTCTGTTTATTgtgttatgttattttttttattatactttatcgtgttgaacttttttttttttaaaaaatccattgcgaataaattatatatatatattaagagagtgtgagtatgtgaaaaagaaaaaatttattagtatattttaggataaaataatattttagtctttaatttttatgttaaatcctAATTTTGTTTCATAacattttaaacattttattttagtcctaaaaaattttagataaatttaatATTGTCCTTAGTTAAATTTAATACAaacaattaatatattttaaagtcaAATAGCGCAATTTtgattatcaatataaatttttttctattaattattcgaatcaaatttaataatagaataatattaaatttatttaaattaaaaaaaaaacaacatttaaaatattaaaaattaaattaaaatttaatataatcattaaaaattaaaacaatacttTACCTAAGTCTAATAAGACTCCGGAGGTACTAGTCTAATTATTAAATggattgttatttttaatttaagagCAAAAGGATAGAATAAATACAAACATATGAAGATTatactaattaaaataaataatagattgATTTTATAAAAGTGGAATTTATAGAGAGGGCCCGGCAAATCTATGGAGAGCTGCTGTAGTTAGCGTCGTTTAGCTAGAAACACTCATAAAACGCAACATACGTAGGACGATGCTGTGAAAGACACAACACTGGAACAGGGAtaggaagggaaaaaaaaaagagagaaagaaaagaaagagcaaCTTTAAGTAGTTCCGTACGGTGGAGTGATGAAGTCAGAGAAATGGCTCAGAGGAGAGGACGTGGTTGCCTGGTTGGTGTTTCTGTTACATTGAATCCGCAGGTGAGGGTGCACTGTATATGTACGGTGTTCCTGCAGCCATTCAGTATTCACAGCAGTCACTGTGTTCTATCATCTATGCGATCTTGCTGTAAAATATCTGTTATtcactcatttttttttatatatctaaaaatgaatattaaatagttaatcagtttaatttaaaaagtatCGAAGAAGAAATTTCGTTAAAATTAAAGGGTTACATAAaactaatgagtgtgaatgaataAAGTAGGAAGAATTGGACCGTAAATATTTATCTGTGCTGCGGTCTCCAGCCTGTTACCCACTCTCCTAAAATTATTTGATTCTGAGTACTCAGCCCCTGCTAATTAATAACATGGTAGGGTAGGGTTCTACTGCAACTTTCCTCTTATTTCCCCctgtatggtcgtttcttttagATACTATATATAGTTAATTAGTCCTTTATGAAAGACATGCATAATCTTCCACCAAAGTTTCCAGAAATTTGATTCCTtgcctactactactactacagtACTAATTGTTAAGTATTTTTTGtacttttgttaatttctttttctcCAATCCGTAAGATTGGACCATTGAATAGTATACTAACTTCTACCGTATTTACGATTCGCTCGAATTATTCAATTGGGTTCCCTTGAATTTTTGGTTTCAATATTCAATAGGCACACCGCACACTGTTCAAATTTGTGCAGCCTGTGTTAGATATGGTTCAGTTTGGTGGATCATTATAAGCTCGCGGTTTGTGATTACCTAATTGTGTTAGTATCAATGTGTTTGGGTTGTTCCTATAATTTTCTATTTCGGTGGGCGTCATATCAAATTTTAGTTTAAACTTTTAACGACAATATGCAACAGAAAAGGCCCGCCGTTAAGACTGTTTGGAGAGATACGTACACAAAGTGATATCCAATAGGCCCATTTGGTTTTCAGGCCCCACCCGccaaaaataagtttcaatctgaAAATTGAAAATCATGAGAAAAGTTTGGTTAATTATTATGAGGATTATATAAGGTATGATTAAGTGCATCCGATTTCGAAATTTGTGTATATAAGTATGATATGGGTGAGTTTGTAATGTCTAAAATTAAGAGTTCTCTAataaaaaacatataattaaattgTCTTAACAATATACccaaaaaaacaaaatttgttttaTACTGAAAAACTTACCTGTCTTCTCTAGTTCTCTTTCTtctgttctcttgtagttgttgCTTAGTCATGAATTCATTCATTTTGTTTCTTTATGTAATCAATTTATTGTTTATCTTGTAACAGAttttaataatagaaaataacCATTGTTTGTCAATTTTATTCTTCGGATATTAGTCCTAGTTCTTATGTATGGATCACttagatatattaatttttttttgtaatccaTATGTACTGAAACAAGAGAGATTATAAGACATGTTTACATGATGATTGAATGTAGTTTTATTAACAATCAACAAACCagagttaaaacttaaaaatcaCATATATTCCAATTCCTGATAATTTGATTAGATAACTGCCCAACGATAAATAGCTTCGTGATAACGGCTCAACTAACTAACTGTGGCTCTTTTTGAGAATCATATGAtggttccaaaaaaaaaaaaaaaaatacaagacaGTTTTAAATAGCTCTTCGAACCAATAAAATTagagaattaaaaatttaaaaattgtagcTAAGATTTTAGATTTAGTCTAATTAGCATAGTGTGTGTGAATTGTGTAGTGTCTGTGAGTGAGAGtatatatccaaaaaaatagtttaggaatttaaacaaaatttaattgaaattgaattaaatatactaaaataatatatttttatatataatatattcttttcaaatgaatataatattatgtttatatttttaaaatagtgcACCAATATAAGAATTgggtatttaaaataataaataaataaaaataaaagtagcaAGTGatccatttttttatatatatttatgtatgcaATCACATGGAATGGTATACATGAAAATATGATGTGTATGTCTTGACCTAAAAAAAAATGTGTATGTGGCTACCAAgacttcttttttaattttaaattcaaagaaAGGACCTAATAATCCAACAAAAGACAAACAGTACCTAAACTAGCACCACTTTCTCTCTAATTGACGGTGCATTTCAAGTTCCAACCCTGAGAGGTTTATCAAGTTGAACAGACATGTTCCGGTTCAATCCAGTTCTAAAAACTATATTAAAGATGAACAACATGACATCCGAATTTGAAAGGAATTACTTAGAATAGTGAGTATTGAAAGTTGGCGTGCTACATGCAGAAGTGCTTAATATCGGGGTAGGATAACATATACAATAGCGTTAGGGCTAatatattttgtaatttgtaattattaattaattattgttaatatttttaatagtgtaaaattatatctaataataaaaaattatatactttttttacGGTTAAATACGaattaaattttaatgaaaatattagtttctaaaatttttttaatatatatatatgtatttttttctctaaaatttttaaaaatatttttaaattttaatttattttaattttatttttaatatttttaatttacattaattttatctttacttttaaattttgtgGTCAAACTATAGTTAGcaatatttttttctaactttGTCTTCCAAAACCTATTCACTAATCGCTATTATGAATTTATCATTATctccaaaatattttttctttctcttccaaaATACTAATTAGTGATAGGTTGTAGAGAGTgaagttagaaaaaaatattgttgattgtAGTTTGAGCAAAAAATttgaagataagaaaaaaattaatgcaaataaaaat
This window contains:
- the LOC112756442 gene encoding probable galacturonosyltransferase-like 7; amino-acid sequence: MSWAMRFSGFFSAAMLMIILSPSLQSFHPAEAIRSSPHLDGYIRQPDPQNRFSFRKASPFRNAEQCRPNNRTLTTVCDPSLVHVALTLDLEYLRGSIAAVHSILQHSLCPENIFFHFLVSDTNLDSLVQSTFPQLNFKVYYFDPNIVRNLISTSVRQALEQPLNYARNYLADLLETCVNRVIYLDSDLVVVDDISKLWSTSLGSRTIGAPEYCHANFSKYFTAAFWSDHRFAGTFEGRRPCYFNTGVMVMDLVRWRREGYTKRIERWMEVQKSARIYELGSLPPFLLVFAGHVAPIEHRWNQHGLGGDNVKGSCRDLHAGPVSLLHWSGSGKPWVRLDSKRPCPLEALWAPFDLYGYTH